CCGACGGAGGCGCCACCAGCGCGAGGGATGGGCCCCCACTGGCCGAGGCGATCGGCGCGAAGGACGGGGCGATCGGCGGCTGGCCCCCACTGAGCGGAGCGTCGCGAAGAGAGGCGGGAGCCGCGTCGCTGAGGGAGGCGGACGAGGGAGCGCCCGCTGTAGCCCCAGCAGGATACGGCACGATCGGAAGCCCTGGCGACGAGGAGAAGAACGACCCGAAGCTCCTTGTCTCAATCGGGGCGGTGGAGGCCGCGGCGACGTCGAGGGGTCGGGACAGCAgagccgcgagggaggccggcaagaAGCTAGCCGTggtggagccggaggcggcggagccCGACAtggctgtggcggcggcggcgcgatctgAAGGACAGCGGCGGCGCAGCGCAGATGACAGGAACCGCGGCAGCTAGGTTAGGGTTTTAGGCGGAAGCGTGTTTACCTagtctgataccatgtaagacaatagaatTGGGGGAACCggctcaaccctctaggggtgaCCCATCTCatatatacttcctccgtccggaaatacttgtcatcaaactggataaaaggagatgtatctagatgtattttagttctagatacgtctctttttatccattttgatgacaagtattttcggacggagggagtatataataaaAGGGTACAAGTTACATCATACGTATGTGTACGTATACAACTACAGAGACTATACAGTGTAACAACAAGTGGTGCCCAGCCGCGCCACAGGCAGCTAGTCATGGCTCATCATGCGGTGGAAATCGTGGAaatcgagctcgccgtcgccgtcgtcgtcgtagGCCCGTATCATGGCCTCGCACTCGGCGACGGACGGGTCGTCGCCGAGCTGGCTGAGCACGCGCTGCAGGCCGCGCGGCGTGATCCGGCCGGAGCCCTTGACGGCCTCGAAGGCCTGGAACGCGCGCCGCAGGTcctcgcgctcctcctcctccccgccctTGCGCTCCACGATCCTGACGAAGTCCTCGAACCCCAGCATGAGGTCGCCGGCCGCGTCGAGCTCCAGCGCGGcctccgcgccgccgtcgcccatGGACGCGAAGAACTCGCGGAGCTCCCGGCCCGAGATCCGGCCGTCCATGTCGCGGTCGAAGTGGCGGAAGATCTCCCGCAGCTCCGCCTGGCGGTCGCGGGAGGTCCCCGCGGAGGACGACGCCGAGGACGAGAGCGACCGCGCGCCGGCGCCGGTGGGGGAGTCCGGGGGCGAGACTGTGGTGGCCTTGCAGTGGCCGCAGGCGAGCAGGCTCAGCTTGAAGCTCCCCTTCGGGGACATGCGCTTGGATGACGGTGGCTTGGAGACCTCGATGGTCGCCATTTGCCGCCGAAACTACGTAGCCAAAAGCCGAAAGCTAAGCTAGTGAAGCgtgcgtgtgcgcgcgcgcgtgcggTGAGACCGTGATGCTTGAGGTGCGGGCGTATATATAAGGGGAGAAAGGCGAAGCGGTCCAATGCAGTATGTTACGGCGGGGCGTGCAGCGGAGGGAAATTTCACCGGACTTTTGTGGTTCTTCTTGCTTTCTGTCGGAAGGATTGATCGAGCCGATTGATGATGGCACATGAGGAACTTACTTGGAGTTTCGGTATTCGTACCAGCGGTATGTAAGTGAGGCGACAGTAAAGGTGAAATTCAAAGTCTTACCCCATTGAAAGCATTGTTTTGAGTGTGGGGGCTATCTTCACGATGAAAGCCCAAGATCTATTCTCGGCGACGAGCCGACGACGGTGCTTGTGTACTGTTTTCTTCTTTGAGGCATCGCTTTTGAGGAACTTGGACTTTAGTTGTTGTTTTGGTAGTGGTTGTGCTGTAGTTGCAAGGACTGAAACTCTGTAGCGGGCTTTTTCTTTTTTATTGATTGTGTGCATTCATAATGTCAATAAAGTTTTGCGTTGTTGCAAAGGCTGGTATAATTGATATCTTCACGATATTAATACACTCGCTTCGTCGAAAACAGTGGCACATGTCCATGTTCACTTCCTCAGTTTACATTACACGCACCGATCGAGTGAGGTTACTAGTCGCTAGCCAAAGAAGAGTGTCGACTTGGTGTAATTACTGACCGCCATCAGTTTCAAACTAAGGAGAGAACATACTAATTCGatcggatatccaaaggaaacatcATGGGTAGCACCGCCGTGAGTAAGCTATAGGTGTCGTCGCATGCAAGATGCAACATGACAGCCGTGAGACTAGCGACAGCGAGTAGTGATATCCAGTGTCCCATCCAATTCTCTAATCGATTTGCTTCACGTAATTAACTACACTTATTCACTAATGtgaaaaacgatcttatattatgagacgggggAGTAGCTTCGTTTCCTCTTACTACCATGGCAAACAGAAGGATGGCGGTGTTTCTTCCATTAATTTTGGCCCCTCCGCCTTTTGGGAAGCTTCGAAACGCCAACAACTGCTGAACATTTCGCCTATAGTTTCTTGTTGTTTCCCTGGTTGCGTGCTTTCACACCATCGCGATTAGAAGCTAGGTCCAAGACAAGATCGAAGCCGCCCATGCAATTCATTCGTATATACCACATGTTTATCTTATTTGACGGTACGTGCATGTTTATTTATGGCATTGCCCACGCAATGCATTGTATTGCATAAATAATACGTACATAATAGCTAAAGGTTAGTCCACTGAATTTAGTTTTCGGGTCAATCGATTTCATACGGCTAATACAGATCGACTAATACAAATCGACTGACCTAAATTTATTTTTTCAATCGTGTCTAGCCATTTTTCCTACATAATAAATTCAGCCCAATTCCAGTCCGCAAACAGAAACCTCGCAATGAAATGGACGAAGGCGTGCGTTATGTATGCCACCTGAACCACTGCGCGGAGCTCAGGCAATAAAGAGCCGGCCGGCGACCGGACGTCAGCTGTTCAACGCCGGAGGAAGCTTCCTGCCTGCTTCCCTCGGTAATAAAAAGAAGGGAGGCGGACGGAGCTCAGCATGCACGCCCACAATTGCATGAGAGGATTAGTTAGTTTACAGCCCCTCCAGTCTCGTCTCGTCTCGCCGAGCCTTTCTGTTGCGCGGGGTGACAATTAAGTTTGCAAAAATTGTCACTGGTCAGTGGTCTGGTCACTCACGGTGATGTCTGATGTGTTAATGGCACTGTGATGCTGGGAAAAGTAGTGTTGGAACTTATTAAGTCAGCTTCCATTGCTCGGAGATAAAAACACGCAAAAACGGCGCCTGGGGGACGATGCCGGTGTATACCGTTAGAAAAATGACCGGCCCACGACTTTACTGTCCGTGACCTATTTTTCCTAACATCTGATCCTACATATGTCACATGAGGCATCGTCATGAGGCTGATGCCAAAGTGTTTTGGGCGACCGTTCGATGTTGACCCGTTTAGGCGAGTCCAGCTTTACCCAACACGAGTAAACCGAAAGAAGCATAAGAATGATTTTTGTTAAACCCAAAATAGTACAACATCTTTTCTTTAGACAAAAAGAGTACAACATCTGGCACATAAACAGCGAGAAACGGCTGACTGGGCCAGCAGCCCATAGCAGGCCCGGTGCGACAGTCCTACATGTCGCAAGGAGCGTTATATGGGAGGTTCTTTGGTTTATCAGtgatttttgtgtgttcaaaaaaaaaaaaaatcagtGATTTTTGTTTTATCAAGTGTGTTTCAGTTTTTTTTTATTCGATGTCCTCTTGTTAATTATATGAAATAGTCTCAAAACAAAATGATCAAACTCCTCTAGAAACCAAGATCAAACAAAAGTGCACCCTAGACATCGGCCTATTAGCATCGCGCCGGCCGCCCACCGCAGACCACGAGACTAACTTCTAACCTTATGCTTCAAGAGATTATAGAACAAAAGTGAAGACCCTTAAAGAATACTCCcttcatccggaaatacttgttatcaaaataaattaaaatggatgtatctagaattaaaatacatctagatacatcattttttattcatcttgatgacaagtatttccggacggagggagtacatctacaCCGAATGATTACTGTAGTCCCTCTCAGTAAAAAAGAGAGAGAATGATTCATGTACTATTTTTGTATCTTGTGTTTATTCTTTGTGTCAAATTTGTGTGGTGTGCGCGCAACCAGGCTTCCCCGTTCCCGTTTCATCTTGCTTCTTGGACGGTCGGCAGCTCGACGTTTCCTCCCCAGTTCCGCACCCGCTCTTCCGCCAGCATAGCCTGCATCACCACCACCCAAAATTAGTGCATCAGAAATCAAAGATCAACTAGGAGTTACACTTTTCAGTTGTTCGAACTAGTTTGTCAAGCGTGTTTGTTACCTCTTTATGCCATTTGGTTCTGAAGAGGATCATAAACAGGATGACGGTCTGCAGAACCGTGCCGATCAGCATCCCCACCCAAATCCCCTGCACGTACACAGAATCTGTAGCCGTTTGCATTTCTCCCGGCAAAAATCAGAACAGCAGAGAGTCTCCTGGAGCCTGGACTACTGTCCGTCTTGGCCTTACCGTTGCGTTAAGCTTCAGCTTGAAGCCGAGGACAGCTGCGAGGGGCAGGCCGATGAGATAGTAGCAGCCGATGTTGACCCAGGCGACCAAGGACTGCCACCCAGCTCCAATGGCCACTCCTGGAAGGAATCACCAACGACGATCACACACGTCACATCATCATCGATTTGCTGTCAACAGACTTACTTTCCAGATAACGTTCTTGATGATGACTGATGCGTATAATACCTACCTGATAGCACCGGCTGAATGCTGTTGAGGCCTATGGTGGCTGCCAGAAGGTACCCCAGCTTCGCGGCCTCCTTGACGACGAGCTCGTCGTCGGTGAAAAGCCTAGGCAGCTGCTTCCTCGCCAGGAGGGCGACGAGCGTGAAGACGAGCCCGACGGCGGCCGACGTGGCCACCGCCACCACGACCGAGAACTTGGCCGCTTTCGGGTGCTTGGCGCCAAGTTCGTTCGCCACGCGAACACTGGGCATGATGGATCAGGGTCATTATTTCTTGGAATGTCTTGAGAGTTGAGAGACAGGAATTAGAAAGGGGGAGGAGGACAGAGCGGTTGCGCGCGTACCTCACGGCGGCATTGAAACCAACGGATACCATTAGTGTCCAGATGTTGTAGTTCATGCTGTTGCAACAGAATTCAACCTCTTATTAGGCGAATTATTAAAGAAGAGGTCTCGGAACAAGCACTGTAAGTCAGTCAGAGATTACTGGTACACTGACCATATGGAGACGGCCCCGACTTGAATCTCTGGGTTCTTCAGGCAACCCACTAGAATGATCACCGCCGTGTAGTACCACATCTCTAAGCTGCAGCACAAATATCACTCCTATACTCACAATTTCGTCTGTAATGTAGATACTCCTAATTAGAGCAGGAAGCAACGAAAGTAGTAGTAGGAACCAGAGCATGACGGCGGAGGCGAGGGAGAGCCTGACGAAGCCGGCGAGGCTGGCGAAGGCCTTGCGCGAGAACCCGGTCCACGCCTCCGGGAAGGAGCCGCCGACGACGTACAGGAACTGCGCGGCGTTGATGAGCCACCAGGAGGCGTTGCCGACCATGGCGGCGCCCAGGAGGCCGCGGCGGAGCCTGGCGACGACGACCCAGTTGATCAGCGCGTGCAGGCCGACGGCGGCGCCGGAGATGAGCGTCATGACCCACACTCGGCTCTGCGCCTGGTAGAACTTCTGCATGGGGAAGTTGACGGCGTAGGCCAAGAGCTGCGGCACGCACCAGCGCGCGTACCGCCCGGCCACGGCGGAGATCTCCGGGGACTGCCGGAGCAGGCGGAGGATGGGGTCCGTGAAGATGTAGACCGGGAGCAGGGCGACGGCCGTGGCGAGGCAGATGATCCAGgagcgctgcatgtagacgcccaGCGTGTGGAGCtgcccggcccccaccgcctgcccGCACAGCGTCTCCAGGGCGCTCCCCATGCCCAGCTGCGGCGCGACGCCACAACGCTTGTCAAACCACACGGTTCTAGGCTTCTAGCTTGTTTAATGAAAGAATCGAAATATATATGAAGTCGATTTGTCAGGTAGTAATAGGTACCAGGAGGCCGAAGCCGAGGCCTTCGATGACGCCGATGACAATGGAGACGGCGGCGAGCTCGACCTTGCCGATGTGGCCGACGAAGGCGACGGTGACGAAGCCGATGAGGAACTGGAAGACGCCGGTGAGGATGACCGGCCCAGCGATCTGCCACAGGGTCTTGCACTCGTCCGGCAAGGTCTTGCGGCCGGCCATcgccaccgcctccgcctccgccgccggtgCCACCATCTGCTCTAAAGGTGCTGGCAGCAAGCACGTAGGCAGGACCCCTCACGCCTTTTTTCAGCTTTGTACATCCGTACGGGTCAAGGTTGGGTTCCCCCCACGCTTCAGCTGCTGCTGACCTGACGCCGAGCAGCGGTCTAGCTTGCCGTGCGCGCTGGAGGTCGCGCGGCGTGGACTCCGCATGCCGATGCAGCTGGTGGTGCGCCGCAGCCGTGGTGGACATGGGCGGCGTCAGGGCGAGACTCCAACACCGGAACCCCGAGCTCCACGTGCGCGCTACTTTCCTAACTATCTAGGCTTCGCTGGGTATGACTTGTGAGCGGGTTGATGCGCTTCAGGTGCTTGGGTCAGGCGCACTGGTCAAGGTTTGCGGCTAGGCAGGAATGGAGAAGAAACCGTAGTTTTGTCAGCATCCTGAGCTCTCGGCAACTCAACATTTGTTGGAATATTAGGCAAGTTCATAATTAATTtcagtaaataattcatgactagaagagatactagcatgcaataatctagcaaactagaagaacagcaagacatgcataacagcaacaagcacgtaacaatagctgtagaaacagacatgaacaaaggatgttggacgtactgatcgttagctattatgggtgcgacagtgttgatgacgatgttggcgacgatctgctgctgacggcgatgaatacgacgatgagtagcaccgcccgacttggacggaagacgacccgtgatgacgaatttgagcagtcgcgcacagcgcttcccaaaaacctaattcgtcctctcccggtgcaggatcgcaaagacgaacggttccggagacctgctctcccacgcGCCGATGCATGCCAGCGTTTGGGATGGAGTAGACTACAATGACGGCGCAAGTTGtgagatgaggcaaaaccctaggTGTTTTTCGGTGTATCTCTGGCCGCAGCCGGTAGCTGTATATATATTAGGACCAGAGACGGTATTGTGTCGCGACCACAATCCCAAACCGACTTGGTTTCTAATTCATATACTTACCGGACAAGAAATCAAAActtgtctgccaagacataaaaatGAAACGGCAAAAGGAAGCTGCGCTCCTGCAAGGAGACGGACCGGATTTCGGCGGACCATTCACACGCATGTCGCATGTACGCCTCGCCTCGCCCAGGCCAGGCCAGGCCAGGCGAGGCGAGCGAGCGCGCGCGTGTGGTTTTCCCTTTTTCTTCTCACACACCacttagagtggtggagagaacccactatataaagaggtccaactcttcttcaacttttaaggtgggactaaacttagcaccaccacttgccattttacacatgggctttgagatttcagaaattgctatgggcctagcccattaattctaacaatctcccaccagatctcaaatacccatttagagatttgtcttctctcaccacttgtttaatataccagtgtttcagcagagactgttaagttgaacttctgccTAGAACTTTAAGCTATATCCATTCACAACTTGACAATGGACAATGCCTTGAATTGCTAGTTTTGTGTGAACAGGTTTCACTCAAAGTCTTAACCAGTACCTCACCGCCAGTAGGCTACCCCGCGGTTTGGAGCTTATACGTCATATTCCCTGGTCTCTTCGTgagtttactagagatcacccaaatCTCATAGACTGCGACGTTTACAGTCagaactcatataggtgtgttctttcaaGACTGCTCTGTAGGACAACATCTTTGCTAATTATAGTCAATAGAACCACATTAAGGCATGTTGCCGACCTGCCTTACAGATCTGAGCCTTACAACTCTGAGAGTTTTGCATCTTCACTTGGAGACGATCATAAGTTATTACTCTCCTCAGTTAACCAATAGCTTGTTCTTCCCAgattctaattcacgggatctccgatcacaaaggttgggttactactatggtgttgttggaaatatgccctagaggcaataataaaagtattattattatatttctttgttcatgataatagtcttttattcatgctataactgtattatccggaaatcgtaatacacgtgtgaatacatagaccacaatatgtccctagtgagcctctagttgactagctcgttgtgatcaacagatagtcatggttttctggctatggacattgaatgtcgttgataacgggatcacatcattaggagaatgatgtgatggacaagacccaatcttaagcatagcacataggtcggttagttcgtttgctagagcttttccaatgtcaagtatctcttccttcgaccatgagatcgtgtaactcccggataccgtaggagtgctttgggtgtaccaaacgtcacaacgtaactgggtgattataaaggtgcactacaggtatctccgaaagtgtctgttgggttgacacggatcgagattgggatttgtcactccgtatgacggagaggtatctctgggcccactcggtaatgcatcatcataatgagctcaaggtgaccaagtgtttggtcacgggatcatgcattacggtacgagtaaagtgacttgccggtaacgagactgaacaaggtattgggatactaacgatcgggtctcgggcaagtaacgtaccgattgacaaagggaattgtatacggggtttgatcgaatcctcgacatcgtggttcatccgatgacatcatcgaggagcatgtgggagccaacatgggtatccagatcccgctgttggttattgaccagagagtctcggtcatgtctgcatgtctcccgaacccgtagggtctacacacttaaggttcggtgacgctagagttatcaggaagacaagtatgtgattaccgaatgttgttcggagtcccggatgagatcccagacgtcacgaggagtcccggaatggtccggaggtaaagttttatatatgggaagttgttaaatgggcaccggaaagtttcggggtcataccggtattgtaccgggaccaccggaaaggttccgggggtccaccgggagggaccacccctcccggggggccacttgggctgcgtagggatagcagccagcccctagtgggcttggcgcgcccccccttgggcccatgcgcctagggttggggggggggaaaccctaaagggggcgcacccccttgcttggggggcaagccccccaccttttggccgccgcc
The Triticum dicoccoides isolate Atlit2015 ecotype Zavitan chromosome 3A, WEW_v2.0, whole genome shotgun sequence genome window above contains:
- the LOC119272086 gene encoding probable calcium-binding protein CML41, which produces MATIEVSKPPSSKRMSPKGSFKLSLLACGHCKATTVSPPDSPTGAGARSLSSSASSSAGTSRDRQAELREIFRHFDRDMDGRISGRELREFFASMGDGGAEAALELDAAGDLMLGFEDFVRIVERKGGEEEEREDLRRAFQAFEAVKGSGRITPRGLQRVLSQLGDDPSVAECEAMIRAYDDDGDGELDFHDFHRMMSHD
- the LOC119272087 gene encoding protein DETOXIFICATION 33-like; this translates as MVAPAAEAEAVAMAGRKTLPDECKTLWQIAGPVILTGVFQFLIGFVTVAFVGHIGKVELAAVSIVIGVIEGLGFGLLLGMGSALETLCGQAVGAGQLHTLGVYMQRSWIICLATAVALLPVYIFTDPILRLLRQSPEISAVAGRYARWCVPQLLAYAVNFPMQKFYQAQSRVWVMTLISGAAVGLHALINWVVVARLRRGLLGAAMVGNASWWLINAAQFLYVVGGSFPEAWTGFSRKAFASLAGFVRLSLASAVMLCLEMWYYTAVIILVGCLKNPEIQVGAVSICMNYNIWTLMVSVGFNAAVSVRVANELGAKHPKAAKFSVVVAVATSAAVGLVFTLVALLARKQLPRLFTDDELVVKEAAKLGYLLAATIGLNSIQPVLSGVAIGAGWQSLVAWVNIGCYYLIGLPLAAVLGFKLKLNATGIWVGMLIGTVLQTVILFMILFRTKWHKEAMLAEERVRNWGGNVELPTVQEAR